From the Cryptosporangium aurantiacum genome, the window AGGAGATCCTCTCGACGGCGGACGGCCCGGGACAGTGTCTGGAACGACAACTCCCGTACAGTTTCGGACATGACTACTGTCGCGTTGGCGGTCACCGACGGGATGCTGCACTTCGAGTTCGCAATGGTCTGCGAGATCTTCGTCCGCGACCCCACCGGCCTGGCCGACCCCTGGTACGACCTGGTCGTCTGCGGGCCCGGACCGGTCCGGGCCGGGCGGTTCCGGATCGACCCCGACGCCGGGTGGGACCGGCTCGCGAGCGCCGACATCGTGATCGTCCCGACGATCGACGACCTCGACGCGGAGCTACCGCCCGACCTGCTCGACGCCGTCCGCGCGGCCCACGCGGCGGGCGCCCGGATGGTCTCGCTGTGCACCGGCGCGTTCGTGCTGGCCGCCGCCGGAGTGCTGGACGGGCTGCGTGCGACGACCCACTGGGCCCACACCGACACGCTGGCCGCCCGCTATCCCCGGGTGACGGTCGACCCGGACGTGCTCTACGTCGACAACGGCACCGTGCTCGCGTCGGCGGGCAAGGCGGCCGCGATCGACCTGTGCCTGCACCTGATCCGCCGCGACCACGGCTCGACGGTCGCCAACGCCGTCGCCCGCCGCCTGGTCGTGCCACCGCATCGCGCCGGTGGCCAGGCCCAGTTCGTGACGACGCCGGTCCCGGCCCGCGACGACCATCCGCTCGCCGACCTGTTCCCCTGGGTGATGGAACGGCTGGACCGGCCGCTCACCGTCGAGGACCTCGCGCGCCGGGCGAACATGAGCTCGCGCAACCTGGCCCGCCACTTCAAGTCGGTGACCGGCACGACGCCGCTGCAGTGGCTGTCGACGCAGCGGATCCGCCGCGCGCAGGTACTTCTCGAGAACACCGACCAGAGCATCGACAGCATCGCGGACGCCGCCGGCCTCGGAACCGGCACGACGCTGCGACGCCACTTCCACCGCACGGTCGGTGTGCCGCCGGACGCCTATCGCCGCACGTTCCGGGCTTCCTGAGCACGCATCGCCGCTGCGGTGGCGACTTCACCGGCGGTGGTGAGCCCGGCGATCACGCCCTCCTGGTCGGCCTCCGGCCGGTTCTGGCTGAGCTTGGCCTTGCTCTCGACCCGGGTGATGACGAGTTCCAGGCCGACGATCGCCCGCAGCTGCCCGTCGATGAACCGCTCCGGCGCATCGGTGACGTGCCACGGCGCGTCCCGCCCGGCTTCGTGGGCGTCGGTCAGCCGGGTGACCAGCTCCCGGAGCCACTCGACGTCGTCGTGGGCGATCAGCCGTCCGTGGACGTGCAGCACCTCGTAGTTCCAGGTCGGCACCACTCGGCCGTGTTCGCGTTTGCTCGCGTAGTAACCGGGTGACACGTACGCGTCCGGTCCGGCGAAGATCGCGAGCGACTCGGTGTCCGGCAGATCCCGCCAGTGCGGGTTGTTCCGTGCGACGTGCCCGAGCAGCGCTCCGTGGCCACCGCGTCCGGCGTCGTCGTCGTAGAGCAGAGGGAGCGGCGTCGAGACGAGGCCGTCCGCGGTCGGCGTCACCAGGTGGGCGAAGCCTCCGTGCCGGAGCAACTCGGCGACGCGGCCCGGAGAAACTGCGAAATGGGACGGCACGTACATCGGGAACACTCCTCTCGACCTGCGAGGCGCACACTACTGGCGCTGCCGGCCGGCGCCCACCACCGGAACCTCGACGGCGCTCCCGCGGGTGTCAGTAGGATCGGCGGACCGCGGCTAGCCGATCGAGGAGCAGGACGTGCCAGAAGACGCTCAGCGGCTCATCGACACGTCCACGGCGCACCCCGCGCGCCGGTACGACTACTGGCTGGGCGGTAAGGACAACTTCGCTGCGGATCGGGAGTCCGCGGACGCGATCGCCCGGTTGGCTCCGCTGGTTCCGAAGTGGGCGCGGGAGAACCGCTGGTTCATGCGCCGGGCGGTGGCCTACCTGGCGCGAGAGGCCGGCATCCGCCAGTTCCTGGACATCGGCACCGGCATCCCGACCTCCCCCAATCTGCACGAGGTCGCGCAAGCCATCGCTCCGGAGTCCCGAGTCGTCTACGTGGACAACGATCCGATCGTGCTGACGCATGCGCGGGCGTTGCTGACCAGCGGCCCGCACGGCCGTACCGCGTACCTGGACGCCGACCTCGCCGAACCGGAAGACATCCTGGGCAGCGACGAGGTGACGACGACCCTCGACCTCAGCCGGCCCGTCGCGCTGAGCCTCATCGCGGTGCTGCACTTCTTCAAGGACGCGCAGGATCCGCACGGAATCGTGCGGCGGCTGGTCTCAGCGCTTCCGTCCGGTTCCTATCTCGCGATCAGCCACAACACCTGGGACTACCTGCCCGAACCGCGTCGCGCGGCGCTGGAGTCAGCGGTCAAGGACGAGGGTCAGTGCCGCGACCGGGCGCAGTTCACGCGGTTCTTCGACGGCCTGG encodes:
- a CDS encoding helix-turn-helix domain-containing protein, which codes for MTTVALAVTDGMLHFEFAMVCEIFVRDPTGLADPWYDLVVCGPGPVRAGRFRIDPDAGWDRLASADIVIVPTIDDLDAELPPDLLDAVRAAHAAGARMVSLCTGAFVLAAAGVLDGLRATTHWAHTDTLAARYPRVTVDPDVLYVDNGTVLASAGKAAAIDLCLHLIRRDHGSTVANAVARRLVVPPHRAGGQAQFVTTPVPARDDHPLADLFPWVMERLDRPLTVEDLARRANMSSRNLARHFKSVTGTTPLQWLSTQRIRRAQVLLENTDQSIDSIADAAGLGTGTTLRRHFHRTVGVPPDAYRRTFRAS
- a CDS encoding FMN-binding negative transcriptional regulator, with the protein product MYVPSHFAVSPGRVAELLRHGGFAHLVTPTADGLVSTPLPLLYDDDAGRGGHGALLGHVARNNPHWRDLPDTESLAIFAGPDAYVSPGYYASKREHGRVVPTWNYEVLHVHGRLIAHDDVEWLRELVTRLTDAHEAGRDAPWHVTDAPERFIDGQLRAIVGLELVITRVESKAKLSQNRPEADQEGVIAGLTTAGEVATAAAMRAQEARNVRR
- a CDS encoding SAM-dependent methyltransferase, which codes for MPEDAQRLIDTSTAHPARRYDYWLGGKDNFAADRESADAIARLAPLVPKWARENRWFMRRAVAYLAREAGIRQFLDIGTGIPTSPNLHEVAQAIAPESRVVYVDNDPIVLTHARALLTSGPHGRTAYLDADLAEPEDILGSDEVTTTLDLSRPVALSLIAVLHFFKDAQDPHGIVRRLVSALPSGSYLAISHNTWDYLPEPRRAALESAVKDEGQCRDRAQFTRFFDGLELVDPGVVVLSEWRRDDSADLPLPEPWEISAYGAVARIP